In Dehalococcoidia bacterium, one genomic interval encodes:
- a CDS encoding glycosyltransferase family 39 protein — MNLRESASIDRPIGALVASSAYDLARHVARTWAAPALIVCVAAFLRLYRLELQAWTPDTYEQMAAASRLIGGDFPLSRLYPPGIAVTLAPAYLIFPDTLATMQGVIVVFSLALVVLAYVWSRRMMGDERAALMAAFSVAALPLFVYFSRDGLFDIIGTAWLLSAVLGANIVRGRGWVAGLAYGLVLAVAINIRASNIAILPAVLIYGLAPTADQRPRAGMRTIVAAGAAMTALTLAGIVAGGWFGTAGGGAMTLSRYAGNVGFYLSVIMGGALYAPFIVPLALAGGRRLWTRDRAFVMAATYMVIAWPLMHAPFLFANHRYMLAPLFLMLLLSAHGASALLAGAPNSGWAPIRRTLGAPAVILFVSALLVGGAGTARHWGRNASSSDEAAFRELRPVVAGLPADSLLVGAVLRGVQGANEDITHLDLIDHSLATGNTPEKVDEITGIVETSLTAGQPVYYVYSRFEANGDDLGKGGTGYDAYFDAITREFEATVIYQTSVEKFRLYRIMP; from the coding sequence TGCGTGGCGGCTTTTCTGCGCCTGTACCGGCTGGAGTTGCAGGCATGGACGCCCGACACGTACGAGCAGATGGCGGCGGCGAGCCGGCTCATCGGCGGCGACTTCCCGCTGTCCAGGCTGTACCCGCCCGGGATCGCCGTGACGCTTGCGCCGGCGTACCTGATCTTTCCGGACACGCTCGCGACGATGCAGGGCGTGATTGTCGTTTTCTCGCTGGCGCTCGTGGTGCTCGCGTACGTGTGGTCGCGACGGATGATGGGTGATGAGCGGGCGGCGCTCATGGCGGCGTTCTCGGTCGCGGCGTTGCCGTTGTTCGTCTATTTCTCGCGCGATGGGCTGTTCGACATCATCGGGACGGCGTGGTTGCTGAGCGCTGTATTGGGGGCGAACATCGTGCGGGGGCGGGGATGGGTGGCGGGGTTGGCGTACGGCCTGGTGCTCGCGGTGGCGATCAACATTCGTGCTTCGAACATCGCGATCCTGCCAGCGGTGCTGATTTACGGGCTGGCGCCGACGGCGGATCAGCGCCCCCGTGCTGGCATGCGCACAATCGTTGCCGCGGGTGCGGCGATGACGGCCTTGACGCTGGCGGGGATAGTGGCCGGCGGCTGGTTCGGCACGGCCGGCGGCGGCGCGATGACCTTGTCGAGGTACGCGGGAAATGTGGGATTCTATCTGTCCGTGATCATGGGCGGTGCGCTGTACGCGCCGTTCATCGTGCCGCTTGCGCTGGCGGGGGGACGCCGGCTCTGGACGCGCGACCGCGCCTTCGTGATGGCGGCGACGTACATGGTTATCGCGTGGCCGCTGATGCACGCGCCATTCCTGTTCGCGAACCACCGCTACATGCTGGCGCCGCTCTTCCTGATGCTACTTCTGTCGGCGCACGGAGCTTCCGCGCTGCTTGCAGGCGCGCCCAATTCGGGATGGGCGCCGATCCGGCGGACGTTAGGGGCGCCGGCGGTGATCCTGTTCGTCAGCGCGTTGCTCGTCGGGGGCGCGGGGACGGCGCGGCATTGGGGGCGGAATGCATCGAGTTCGGATGAAGCGGCGTTTCGCGAGTTGCGTCCTGTCGTCGCCGGGTTGCCTGCGGATTCGCTGCTTGTCGGCGCGGTGCTGAGGGGCGTGCAGGGCGCGAACGAAGATATCACGCACCTCGACCTCATCGACCACTCGCTGGCGACCGGCAATACGCCGGAGAAGGTCGACGAGATCACGGGCATCGTCGAGACATCGTTAACTGCGGGCCAGCCGGTGTACTACGTCTACAGCCGGTTCGAAGCGAATGGAGACGATCTCGGTAAGGGCGGCACCGGCTACGACGCGTATTTCGACGCGATCACGCGAGAATTTGAGGCGACGGTCATTTACCAGACGTCGGTTGAGAAGTTCCGGCTGTACAGGATCATGCCGTAG